Proteins encoded within one genomic window of Bacteroides sedimenti:
- a CDS encoding NAD(P)/FAD-dependent oxidoreductase: protein MSFNVPETDKKRVVIVGGGFGGLKLANQLKGSGFQVVLVDKNNYHQFLPLIYQVASAGLEPSSISFPFRKIFRKREDFYFRWANVTGFRAEKNTVSTSIGKLRYDYLILAAGTVTNYFGNANIEEAALPMKTVEEAMTMRNIVLSNLEKAVTCEDPVQKQELMNIVIVGGGATGVEISGVLSEMKRFVIPGDYPDLDVSKINVYLIEASSKLLGAMSPHSSASSEKFLRGMGINVLMNTKVLDYKDNKVVLDNGQEIPTQTFIWVSGVRATAFNHVKPEQLNRGGRIMVDEFNRVKGTENVFAIGDICYQTEKDYPNGHPQLAQVAIQQGVLLASNLKKLENGEKLEPFHYRNLGSLATIGRNKAVADFANINTHGWFAWIIWLVVHLRSILGIRNKLVVLINWVWSYLTYDNHIRLIMSAKKHITVDDEED, encoded by the coding sequence ATGAGTTTTAATGTTCCTGAAACAGACAAGAAGCGTGTTGTAATTGTAGGAGGAGGTTTTGGTGGCCTGAAATTGGCAAATCAGTTAAAAGGTAGTGGTTTCCAGGTAGTTCTGGTAGATAAGAATAACTATCATCAATTTCTTCCTTTAATTTATCAGGTAGCTTCAGCAGGGTTGGAACCAAGTTCCATCTCTTTTCCTTTTCGTAAGATTTTCCGTAAAAGGGAAGATTTCTATTTCCGTTGGGCCAATGTAACAGGTTTCAGAGCCGAGAAGAATACGGTTTCAACTTCAATTGGTAAACTTCGTTATGATTATTTGATTCTTGCTGCCGGTACGGTTACAAATTATTTTGGTAACGCCAATATCGAAGAAGCTGCTCTTCCAATGAAGACTGTAGAAGAGGCAATGACAATGCGTAATATAGTGTTGTCAAATCTCGAAAAAGCAGTTACTTGTGAGGACCCAGTACAAAAGCAAGAACTAATGAATATTGTGATTGTTGGCGGAGGTGCGACGGGTGTTGAAATCTCAGGTGTTCTTTCTGAAATGAAGCGTTTTGTTATTCCGGGAGATTATCCGGATCTGGATGTAAGCAAAATCAATGTATACCTTATTGAAGCTTCTTCTAAACTATTGGGAGCAATGTCACCTCATTCATCTGCCAGTTCTGAGAAATTCCTCAGAGGAATGGGTATTAATGTGTTGATGAATACAAAAGTTCTTGATTACAAGGATAATAAGGTGGTTCTAGATAATGGGCAGGAAATTCCGACTCAGACATTTATCTGGGTGAGTGGTGTAAGAGCTACTGCGTTCAATCACGTGAAACCTGAACAATTAAACAGAGGAGGTAGAATCATGGTTGATGAGTTCAATCGTGTAAAAGGTACTGAAAATGTTTTTGCTATTGGCGATATTTGTTATCAAACAGAGAAAGATTACCCTAACGGTCATCCTCAGTTGGCACAGGTTGCAATACAACAAGGAGTCTTGCTAGCATCAAATCTTAAGAAACTGGAAAATGGCGAAAAACTTGAACCATTCCATTACCGTAATTTGGGTTCTCTTGCTACAATTGGTAGAAACAAGGCGGTTGCGGATTTTGCCAACATAAATACACATGGTTGGTTTGCATGGATTATCTGGTTGGTGGTTCACTTACGTTCAATTCTGGGAATCAGAAACAAACTGGTAGTGTTAATTAACTGGGTATGGAGTTATCTGACATACGATAATCACATCCGCTTGATCATGTCGGCTAAAAAACACATCACTGTGGATGATGAAGAGGATTGA
- the trpA gene encoding tryptophan synthase subunit alpha, with the protein MNRINQLLKEHKKGILSIYFTAGYPNLDDTVPIIRELEKKGVNMIEIGIPFSDPMADGPVIQDSSTQALNNGMTLKLLFEQLRDIRHYAKIPLILMGYLNPIMQYGFENFCRKCVECGIDGMIIPDLPFKDYMEKYQIVAERYGVKVIMLITPETSEERIRLIDEHTDGFIYMVSSAATTGAQDEFNVEKKNYFKRIESMKLNNPCIVGFGISNKATFKAACEHAAGAIVGSKFVTLLGEEESISAAVGKLVAELKD; encoded by the coding sequence ATGAATAGAATTAATCAACTACTTAAAGAGCATAAAAAAGGGATTCTTTCCATCTATTTCACTGCCGGTTATCCTAATCTGGACGATACAGTGCCTATTATTCGTGAATTGGAAAAGAAAGGTGTCAACATGATTGAAATTGGTATCCCTTTCAGTGACCCTATGGCCGATGGTCCGGTGATTCAAGACTCGTCTACCCAGGCACTGAATAACGGAATGACGCTGAAGCTACTTTTCGAACAATTAAGAGACATCCGGCATTATGCGAAAATACCTCTCATCCTGATGGGGTATCTCAATCCGATTATGCAATACGGGTTTGAAAACTTTTGCCGCAAATGCGTGGAGTGCGGAATCGATGGAATGATAATTCCCGATCTTCCTTTCAAAGACTACATGGAAAAATATCAGATCGTGGCCGAACGCTACGGGGTTAAGGTAATCATGCTTATTACTCCTGAGACAAGCGAGGAGCGCATCCGACTGATTGATGAGCATACAGATGGATTTATTTATATGGTCTCTTCTGCCGCCACTACCGGTGCACAGGATGAATTCAACGTTGAAAAGAAAAACTATTTCAAGAGGATTGAATCCATGAAGCTTAACAATCCATGCATTGTGGGATTTGGCATATCCAACAAAGCAACCTTTAAAGCTGCATGCGAACATGCGGCGGGAGCCATCGTGGGAAGCAAATTTGTTACTCTTTTAGGTGAAGAAGAGAGCATTTCGGCAGCTGTGGGGAAACTTGTTGCCGAACTGAAAGATTAG
- the trpB gene encoding tryptophan synthase subunit beta — MKTYLVNEEGYYGEFGGAYIPEILHHCVEELKNKYLEVLHSEEFKKEFNTLLRDYVGRPSPLYLANRLSDIYGCKIYLKREDLNHTGAHKINNTIGQILLARRLGKKRIIAETGAGQHGVATATVCALMNMECIVYMGKTDVERQQPNVQKMKMLGATVRPVTSGNMTLKDATNEAIRDWCCHPSDTYYVIGSTVGPHPYPDMVARLQSVISEEIKKQLLEKEGRDYPDYLIACVGGGSNAAGTIYHYVDDERVKIVLAEAGGKGVETGMSAATIQLGKIGIIHGAQTLLMQNEDGQIEEPYSISAGLDYPGIGPFHANLAETKRATVLAINDDEAVKAAFELTRIEGIIPALESAHALGALNKIKFKPEDVVVLTVSGRGDKDMETYIGLMNN; from the coding sequence ATGAAAACGTATTTAGTTAATGAAGAAGGTTATTATGGTGAGTTCGGTGGTGCTTATATCCCCGAAATACTTCACCACTGTGTGGAAGAACTTAAGAACAAATATCTGGAAGTGTTGCACAGCGAGGAGTTCAAAAAAGAATTCAATACACTGCTCAGAGATTATGTCGGACGTCCTTCCCCACTCTATCTTGCCAATCGTCTTTCTGACATATATGGCTGCAAAATTTACCTGAAAAGGGAAGATTTAAACCACACCGGTGCTCACAAAATAAACAATACAATCGGTCAGATTCTTCTGGCACGTCGTCTTGGCAAGAAACGCATCATTGCAGAGACCGGAGCCGGACAGCACGGAGTGGCCACAGCAACAGTATGTGCACTGATGAATATGGAATGCATTGTCTACATGGGCAAAACAGACGTAGAACGCCAGCAACCCAATGTACAGAAGATGAAAATGCTGGGGGCTACAGTACGTCCGGTCACATCTGGCAACATGACTCTTAAAGATGCCACAAACGAAGCTATCCGCGACTGGTGCTGTCATCCTTCGGATACCTATTACGTTATTGGCTCCACGGTTGGGCCTCATCCTTATCCCGATATGGTTGCCCGTCTGCAATCGGTTATCAGTGAAGAGATAAAGAAGCAGTTACTGGAGAAAGAGGGACGAGATTATCCCGATTATCTGATTGCCTGCGTTGGAGGCGGAAGCAATGCCGCAGGTACTATCTATCACTACGTAGACGATGAGCGGGTGAAAATTGTTCTTGCCGAAGCCGGAGGTAAAGGAGTGGAGACAGGTATGTCTGCCGCCACCATTCAGCTTGGGAAAATCGGAATTATCCATGGTGCCCAAACTCTGCTGATGCAGAATGAGGACGGACAGATTGAAGAACCATACTCAATCTCGGCCGGACTCGATTACCCGGGCATCGGTCCCTTCCATGCTAACCTGGCGGAAACCAAGCGTGCCACTGTACTGGCAATCAATGATGATGAAGCAGTAAAAGCAGCATTCGAGCTAACCCGCATTGAGGGAATCATCCCCGCCCTAGAATCGGCTCACGCATTGGGCGCATTGAACAAGATTAAATTCAAACCTGAAGATGTAGTGGTACTTACAGTTTCGGGACGAGGCGATAAGGATATGGAAACCTACATCGGCTTAATGAACAACTAA
- a CDS encoding anthranilate synthase component II, whose protein sequence is MKKILILDNYDSFTYNLLHLVKESGYKNVEVHRNDKISLDDIEKFDKIILSPGPGIPEEAGILLPLIRRYAPTKSILGVCLGHQAIGEAFGAELENLKEVFHGVESSIRITKEDSLFSGLPKEITVGRYHSWIVSNKNFPENELEVIAEDNQGEIMAIRHKTYDVKGIQFHPESVLTPKGREIINNWLNK, encoded by the coding sequence ATGAAAAAAATTCTTATACTGGACAATTATGATTCTTTCACCTATAATCTACTACACTTGGTGAAGGAATCGGGATACAAAAATGTAGAAGTCCATCGCAACGATAAGATTTCGCTTGATGATATAGAGAAGTTTGATAAGATAATCCTATCTCCGGGGCCGGGTATTCCTGAAGAAGCCGGCATTTTGCTGCCGTTGATTCGTCGGTATGCCCCAACAAAAAGCATCTTGGGGGTTTGCCTCGGGCATCAGGCTATTGGAGAGGCTTTCGGGGCCGAACTGGAAAACCTGAAAGAGGTGTTTCACGGTGTAGAATCTTCGATAAGAATAACGAAGGAAGATTCACTGTTCAGCGGATTGCCCAAAGAAATAACGGTAGGACGTTACCACTCCTGGATTGTCAGCAATAAGAACTTCCCTGAAAACGAACTGGAGGTCATTGCTGAAGACAACCAAGGTGAAATCATGGCTATCCGCCACAAAACGTATGATGTAAAAGGAATCCAGTTTCATCCGGAATCAGTGCTTACCCCCAAAGGTCGCGAAATCATTAATAACTGGTTAAATAAATAA
- a CDS encoding phosphoribosylanthranilate isomerase → MIIKVCGMRDAVNIRQVESLGIDMMGLIFFPGSSRYITCPPSYLPVKAQRVGVFVNEDSATIESLARAFALNYIQLHGTESPEYCLSLREKGLKLIKAFSVSSPADLAETEKYEGLCEYFIFDTKCEGHGGSGKQFDWSILSHYRGKTPFLLSGGISPESIDDLKNFRHEQFAGIDLNSRFETAPAMKNVEKLQRFIKEFKK, encoded by the coding sequence ATGATTATCAAAGTATGTGGTATGCGTGATGCTGTTAATATCCGACAGGTAGAAAGCCTGGGGATTGATATGATGGGACTCATCTTTTTCCCGGGCTCTTCCCGTTACATCACATGTCCGCCCTCTTACCTTCCCGTTAAGGCACAAAGGGTTGGAGTTTTTGTAAATGAAGATTCTGCAACAATAGAGAGTCTGGCACGCGCTTTTGCATTAAACTATATACAGCTTCACGGAACAGAATCGCCTGAATATTGTTTATCTTTGCGGGAGAAGGGACTCAAACTTATCAAAGCTTTCTCCGTGTCATCTCCCGCCGATTTGGCAGAGACCGAGAAATATGAAGGATTGTGCGAGTATTTTATCTTCGATACCAAATGCGAAGGACATGGAGGGTCAGGTAAACAATTCGACTGGTCAATACTCTCTCATTATAGGGGAAAGACACCATTTCTACTTAGTGGCGGCATCTCTCCGGAAAGCATTGATGATCTGAAAAATTTCCGCCATGAGCAATTTGCCGGGATAGACCTCAATAGTCGGTTTGAAACCGCTCCGGCTATGAAGAATGTGGAGAAATTACAACGATTCATCAAAGAATTTAAAAAATAA
- the trpD gene encoding anthranilate phosphoribosyltransferase, with the protein MKNILYKLFEHKYLSREEAKEILQNIATGKYNDAQVASLITVFLMRNISVEEILGFTDALLEMRVQVDLSEYKPMDIVGTGGDGKNTFNISTTSCFALAGAGYNVVKHGNYGATSVSGASNVMEQHGVKFTADTDKLKRSIDNCNMAYLHAPLFSPAMKAVAPIRKSLGVRTFFNMLGPLANPVMPTYQLLGVYNLPLLRLYSYTFQESGSKFSVVHSMDGYDEISLTDDFKVVDSSSEKIYTPESLGFKRYTEADLYGGDTPEEAAGIFDNILNNKATEAQKNCVIVNTAFAIQVICPEKSIEECIAEARESLESGKALAKFKQFVELNS; encoded by the coding sequence ATGAAAAATATACTATATAAACTCTTCGAGCACAAGTATCTGAGTCGTGAAGAAGCCAAAGAAATACTGCAGAACATTGCGACCGGCAAATACAATGACGCACAGGTTGCATCGCTAATCACGGTTTTTCTTATGCGCAACATTTCTGTAGAAGAGATATTGGGATTTACAGATGCCTTGCTTGAAATGCGGGTGCAAGTAGACCTAAGCGAATACAAGCCCATGGATATTGTGGGAACAGGAGGTGATGGGAAGAACACATTCAATATCTCGACAACATCCTGTTTCGCCCTTGCGGGAGCAGGCTACAATGTGGTAAAACATGGCAACTACGGCGCTACATCGGTTAGTGGGGCTAGTAACGTGATGGAACAACACGGCGTAAAATTTACTGCAGACACAGATAAGCTTAAAAGGAGTATTGACAATTGCAACATGGCTTATCTCCACGCACCACTATTCAGTCCTGCCATGAAGGCGGTGGCGCCAATCCGCAAGAGTCTGGGAGTACGGACTTTCTTCAACATGCTTGGTCCGCTTGCCAATCCTGTGATGCCAACCTACCAGCTTCTGGGGGTATACAACCTCCCATTATTGAGACTCTATAGTTACACATTCCAGGAAAGTGGAAGCAAGTTTTCTGTAGTACACAGCATGGACGGTTATGATGAAATTTCACTTACTGACGACTTTAAAGTGGTGGACTCGTCGAGCGAGAAGATCTATACGCCGGAATCGCTGGGATTCAAACGATACACGGAAGCAGACCTGTATGGTGGCGACACTCCCGAAGAGGCAGCCGGGATATTCGACAATATTTTGAACAACAAGGCAACTGAAGCCCAGAAAAACTGTGTAATAGTAAACACAGCTTTTGCAATTCAGGTGATATGCCCAGAAAAAAGTATTGAAGAATGCATCGCTGAAGCAAGGGAATCTCTGGAAAGCGGAAAAGCGCTAGCAAAATTTAAACAATTTGTAGAATTAAACAGTTAA
- the trpC gene encoding indole-3-glycerol phosphate synthase TrpC, translating to MKDILMEIIESKRITLREQKKAVPAQLLENGASEERKMFSMRRALANSSTGIIAEFKRKSPSKGWINRDASPEEVTAAYQANGASALSILTDTPYFGGDLKDLRIARPEVNIPILRKDFIIDEYQLYQAKIIGADAVLLIAAALEKDECLQLAEKAHELGLEVLLEIHSEKELEYVDSAIDMVGVNNRNLGTFVTDVENSFRLASMLPKDMLLVSESGISSPETVKNLRQAGFRGFLIGENFMKTSNPGEALGSFIKQLN from the coding sequence ATGAAAGATATATTGATGGAGATCATTGAATCCAAAAGAATCACGCTACGGGAACAAAAGAAAGCAGTGCCAGCTCAGCTGCTTGAGAATGGCGCCAGTGAAGAGAGAAAAATGTTTTCTATGCGTCGGGCTTTGGCCAATTCGTCGACAGGCATTATCGCTGAGTTTAAACGGAAATCGCCTTCGAAAGGATGGATTAACAGAGACGCTTCTCCTGAAGAGGTTACAGCGGCTTACCAAGCAAACGGTGCCTCGGCACTCTCTATTCTGACTGATACTCCCTACTTTGGAGGTGATCTTAAGGATTTACGCATTGCACGGCCGGAGGTAAACATTCCGATATTGCGAAAAGACTTCATCATTGACGAGTACCAGCTTTATCAAGCCAAGATTATCGGAGCGGATGCAGTTCTGCTCATTGCGGCAGCTCTGGAGAAGGATGAGTGCCTCCAACTTGCAGAAAAAGCGCACGAACTGGGACTTGAAGTGCTACTGGAGATTCACAGCGAAAAAGAGCTGGAATATGTAGATAGCGCCATCGATATGGTAGGAGTAAACAACCGTAATCTGGGAACATTCGTCACCGATGTGGAGAACTCTTTCCGCCTGGCAAGCATGCTTCCAAAGGATATGCTGTTGGTATCAGAAAGCGGTATCTCTTCTCCTGAGACAGTGAAAAATCTTCGTCAAGCTGGCTTCCGGGGGTTCCTGATTGGAGAGAACTTTATGAAAACAAGTAATCCGGGAGAAGCACTCGGATCATTTATCAAACAGCTTAACTAA
- a CDS encoding anthranilate synthase component I family protein: MKTYNFTTNSKKVLGDLHTPVSIYLKVRDIYPESALLESSDFHGNENSHSFIALKPLASIGVNSNECTVRLPDNSIEKEEISDKFTVSDALNGFMGKLNVTGHDKNSCGLFGYTSFNAVRYFENIPVRESHDAKNDAPDLLYTLYKYILIFNHFKNELTLVELLQEGEESGLNELETILENRNFASYNFSINGKEYSPISDEEFKSNVRKGVTHCLRGDVFQIVLSRRFVQPYAGDDFKVYRALRSINPSPYLFYFDFGGFRIFGSSPETHCKIEGKRVSIDPIAGTSRRTGDVTKDKQLVEELLADPKENAEHVMLVDLARNDLSRNTHDVKVDFYKEVQYYSHVIHLVSRVSGTLNEECNPIQTFIDTFPAGTLSGAPKVRAMQLISEIESQNRGAYGGCIGFIGLNGDLNQAITIRSFVSRNNELWYQAGAGIVAKSNDEYELQEVNNKLGALKKAIDLACTLKN, from the coding sequence ATGAAAACCTATAATTTTACAACTAACAGCAAGAAAGTGCTAGGCGACTTGCACACTCCGGTAAGCATTTACCTCAAAGTGAGAGATATCTATCCGGAATCAGCATTACTGGAAAGTTCGGATTTTCATGGGAATGAAAACAGCCATTCATTTATCGCATTGAAACCCCTGGCAAGTATTGGGGTAAACAGTAATGAATGTACCGTTCGACTTCCGGACAACTCAATTGAAAAGGAGGAAATCTCAGATAAGTTCACCGTTTCCGATGCCCTGAACGGATTTATGGGAAAGCTGAATGTAACAGGCCACGATAAGAACTCGTGCGGATTGTTTGGTTATACCTCATTCAATGCAGTACGTTATTTTGAAAACATTCCGGTGCGCGAATCTCACGACGCGAAAAACGATGCGCCCGATTTGCTCTATACATTATATAAATACATACTAATTTTCAATCATTTCAAAAACGAACTTACCCTGGTGGAGTTGTTACAGGAAGGAGAAGAGAGCGGACTAAATGAATTGGAGACGATTCTGGAGAACCGCAACTTCGCTTCGTACAATTTCTCAATCAATGGAAAAGAGTACAGCCCGATATCGGACGAGGAATTTAAATCGAACGTCCGTAAAGGAGTAACTCACTGTCTACGGGGTGATGTATTCCAAATAGTGCTTTCCAGACGTTTTGTACAACCATATGCCGGCGACGATTTCAAAGTGTACCGCGCTCTTCGTTCTATTAACCCCTCTCCTTACCTCTTCTATTTTGATTTCGGCGGATTCCGTATTTTCGGTTCATCGCCCGAAACGCATTGTAAAATTGAGGGCAAGCGGGTAAGCATCGACCCCATTGCAGGAACCAGCCGCCGAACCGGCGATGTAACCAAAGACAAACAGTTGGTCGAAGAACTGCTTGCCGACCCAAAAGAGAATGCAGAGCATGTAATGTTGGTTGACCTGGCACGAAATGATTTGAGCCGCAATACACATGATGTAAAAGTAGACTTCTACAAAGAGGTACAATACTATAGCCATGTAATTCACCTGGTATCGCGGGTAAGCGGCACACTGAACGAAGAGTGCAACCCGATTCAAACATTTATTGATACCTTCCCTGCCGGTACATTATCAGGGGCTCCGAAAGTAAGAGCCATGCAGCTCATCTCGGAAATTGAAAGTCAGAACCGGGGTGCTTATGGCGGATGCATCGGATTCATCGGACTGAACGGCGACCTGAATCAGGCCATCACCATCCGTTCATTTGTAAGTCGTAACAACGAGCTTTGGTATCAGGCCGGAGCCGGAATAGTGGCTAAAAGCAACGACGAATACGAGCTTCAGGAGGTAAACAATAAACTAGGTGCGCTGAAAAAGGCAATTGACCTGGCCTGTACATTAAAAAACTAA
- a CDS encoding asparaginase: MITKTPSVLLIYTGGTIGMIQNPETGALENFNFNHLLKHVPELKKFNYHISTYQFEPPIDSSDMEPQAWAKLVKIISYNYDLYDGFVILHGTDTMAFTASALSFMLENLSKPVILTGSQLPIGMLRTDGKENLITAIEIAAAKIDGKAAVPEVCIFFENHLMRGNRTSKINAENFNAFRSFNYPPLAKAGIHIKYEPSRILKPDEGLPLKPHYLFDTNVVILNLFPGIQESIVSAVLNAPGLKAVVLKTFGSGNAPQKEWFIQALKDATSRGIIIVNVTQCTSGAVQMERYGTGLQLLQAGVISGYDSTLECAITKLMFLLGHGFSNKEIRFRMTKSLAGEITKEE; this comes from the coding sequence ATGATCACAAAAACCCCTTCTGTGTTATTAATATACACCGGTGGTACCATTGGAATGATTCAAAACCCGGAAACCGGCGCTTTGGAAAACTTCAACTTTAACCACCTTCTGAAACATGTGCCCGAACTGAAGAAGTTCAACTATCACATCTCCACTTATCAATTCGAACCACCGATTGATTCGTCCGATATGGAGCCACAAGCTTGGGCAAAACTGGTTAAGATCATTAGTTACAATTATGATTTATACGATGGATTTGTGATTTTGCACGGCACAGATACAATGGCATTTACCGCCTCAGCCCTTAGCTTTATGTTGGAGAATCTCAGCAAGCCGGTTATCCTTACGGGATCACAGTTGCCAATCGGCATGCTTCGTACAGATGGAAAAGAAAACCTGATTACTGCTATCGAGATAGCTGCCGCCAAGATTGATGGAAAAGCTGCAGTTCCCGAAGTATGCATTTTCTTTGAGAATCATCTAATGCGCGGAAACCGTACCAGCAAGATAAATGCGGAAAACTTCAACGCCTTCCGCTCATTCAACTATCCTCCGCTTGCAAAAGCAGGGATTCATATCAAATATGAGCCATCAAGAATTCTGAAGCCGGATGAAGGTCTGCCTCTGAAACCACACTATCTATTCGATACAAATGTTGTAATCCTCAATCTGTTTCCTGGAATTCAGGAAAGTATTGTTTCAGCCGTTCTCAATGCTCCCGGATTAAAAGCGGTAGTTTTAAAAACATTCGGATCGGGTAATGCTCCACAGAAAGAGTGGTTCATACAGGCCTTAAAAGATGCTACAAGCAGAGGGATTATCATTGTAAATGTAACTCAATGTACCTCGGGGGCTGTACAAATGGAGCGGTACGGTACAGGTCTGCAACTATTACAGGCAGGGGTAATCAGTGGATATGACAGTACTTTGGAATGTGCTATCACCAAATTAATGTTTCTTTTAGGGCATGGATTCAGCAATAAAGAAATACGTTTCCGCATGACAAAATCCCTGGCAGGTGAAATAACCAAGGAAGAATAG